A portion of the Krasilnikovia cinnamomea genome contains these proteins:
- the aroA gene encoding 3-phosphoshikimate 1-carboxyvinyltransferase, with translation MTDEPGQSATASPSPAGPAAATRPWVAPIATGPVRSTVRLPGSKSMTARALVLSALAAEPSRIERPLRARDTALMADALRALGATVDTTSDETWTVEPGPLHGPAHIDVGLAGTVMRFAPPVATLADGTVTFDGDPHARNRPLGPIVAALRALGADLDASPTGGLPLTVRGRGLVDGGEAVIDASASSQFVSGLLLSAPRFAKGLVLRHEGPPVPSAPHLRMTTHMLRAAGAAVDDSVPDVWAVEPGALRGRTWTIEPDLSGAAPFFAAALVTGGVVTLAGWPRESWQPVGQVTELLTALGGRVEQDADGLTVRGTGTVRGVRADLSEVSELTPVVAALAALADGPSHLRGVAHIRGHETDRIAALARELTKLGAHVVEHPDGLEITPGPLRPALFETYADHRMAHAAAVVGLAVEGVHLSDVACTSKTLPEFPELWAGLVARS, from the coding sequence GTGACTGATGAACCCGGCCAGTCGGCCACCGCCAGCCCGTCGCCCGCCGGCCCGGCCGCCGCGACCCGCCCGTGGGTCGCCCCGATCGCCACCGGCCCGGTGCGCTCGACCGTCCGGCTGCCCGGCTCGAAGTCCATGACCGCCCGCGCGCTGGTGCTCAGCGCCCTGGCCGCCGAGCCCTCGCGGATCGAGCGCCCGCTGCGCGCCCGCGACACGGCGCTGATGGCGGACGCGCTGCGCGCCCTCGGCGCCACCGTGGACACGACCTCCGACGAGACGTGGACGGTCGAGCCCGGCCCGCTGCACGGCCCCGCCCACATCGACGTCGGCCTGGCCGGCACGGTGATGCGGTTCGCGCCCCCCGTCGCCACGCTGGCCGACGGCACCGTCACGTTCGACGGCGACCCGCACGCCCGCAACCGCCCGCTGGGCCCCATCGTCGCCGCGCTGCGCGCCCTCGGCGCCGACCTCGACGCGTCACCCACCGGCGGGCTGCCGCTGACCGTCCGCGGCCGGGGCCTGGTCGACGGCGGCGAGGCGGTCATCGACGCCTCCGCCTCCAGCCAGTTCGTCTCCGGCCTGCTGTTGTCGGCGCCCCGCTTCGCCAAGGGCCTGGTGCTGCGGCACGAGGGTCCGCCGGTGCCCTCCGCCCCGCATCTGCGGATGACCACCCACATGCTCCGGGCCGCCGGAGCGGCCGTGGACGACAGCGTGCCGGACGTGTGGGCGGTCGAGCCGGGCGCGCTGCGCGGCCGGACGTGGACCATCGAACCCGACCTGTCCGGCGCGGCGCCGTTCTTCGCGGCCGCCCTGGTGACCGGCGGCGTGGTCACGCTCGCCGGCTGGCCCCGGGAGAGCTGGCAGCCGGTCGGCCAGGTCACCGAGCTGCTCACCGCGCTGGGCGGGCGGGTCGAGCAGGACGCCGACGGGCTCACCGTACGCGGGACGGGCACGGTGCGCGGTGTGCGCGCCGACCTGTCCGAGGTGAGCGAGCTGACGCCGGTGGTCGCCGCGCTGGCCGCGCTGGCCGACGGGCCCTCGCACCTGCGGGGAGTGGCGCACATCCGGGGCCACGAGACCGACCGGATCGCCGCGCTGGCCCGGGAGCTCACCAAGCTCGGCGCCCACGTCGTCGAGCACCCCGACGGGTTGGAGATCACGCCCGGCCCGCTGCGCCCGGCACTGTTCGAGACGTACGCCGATCACCGCATGGCGCACGCCGCGGCGGTTGTCGGCCTGGCGGTCGAGGGCGTTCATCTCAGCGACGTAGCGTGTACGTCGAAGACGCTGCCCGAGTTCCCCGAACTCTGGGCGGGACTCGTGGCGAGGAGCTGA
- the rsgA gene encoding ribosome small subunit-dependent GTPase A, translating into MPGRKREYDEDDVRIRPGRSSRPRTRTRPQHSDAVDGLVVSVDRGRYGCVRPDAPTEDDIVTAMRARELGRKSVVVGDRVALVGDTSGAPGALARIVRIAERRSVLRRTADDDDTTPEGRLERVVVANADQLVIVSALADPPPRTGFVDRCLVAAYDADVEPLLCLTKADLAGPEAVLNYYAELDLPYVLVRPDSDLAPLRQRLAGQISVLVGHSGVGKSTLVNRLVPDALRAVGAVSAVGKGRHTSTSAVALRLPPSGTDGADPGWIIDTPGIRSFGLAHVSAESLLHGFPDLVEGTLDCPPNCGHTPADVDCTLDAWVSAGHADQRRLASYRRLLASRAGEDPREERPET; encoded by the coding sequence CTGCCGGGACGCAAGCGGGAGTATGACGAGGACGACGTCCGGATCCGACCGGGCCGGTCCTCCCGGCCGCGTACCCGTACCCGCCCGCAACACTCCGACGCGGTGGACGGCCTGGTCGTCAGCGTGGACCGGGGCCGGTACGGCTGCGTACGCCCCGACGCCCCGACCGAGGACGACATCGTCACCGCGATGCGCGCCCGCGAGCTGGGCCGCAAGTCGGTGGTGGTGGGCGACCGGGTGGCGCTGGTGGGCGACACCTCCGGGGCGCCCGGAGCCCTGGCCCGGATCGTGCGCATCGCCGAACGCAGATCCGTACTGCGCCGCACCGCGGACGACGACGACACCACCCCGGAGGGCCGGCTGGAGCGGGTCGTGGTCGCCAACGCCGACCAGCTCGTCATCGTCAGCGCCCTGGCCGATCCGCCGCCGCGGACCGGGTTCGTCGACCGGTGCCTGGTCGCGGCGTACGACGCGGACGTCGAGCCGCTGCTGTGCCTCACCAAGGCCGACCTCGCGGGCCCCGAGGCGGTGCTGAACTACTACGCCGAACTGGACCTGCCGTACGTGCTGGTGCGCCCCGACAGCGACCTGGCCCCGCTGCGGCAGCGGCTCGCCGGGCAGATCTCCGTACTCGTCGGCCATTCCGGGGTGGGCAAGTCCACCCTGGTCAACCGCCTGGTGCCGGACGCCTTGCGGGCGGTCGGCGCGGTGAGCGCCGTCGGCAAGGGACGGCACACCTCCACCAGCGCGGTCGCCCTGCGCCTGCCCCCGTCCGGCACGGATGGCGCGGATCCGGGCTGGATCATCGACACGCCGGGCATCCGCAGCTTCGGGCTGGCGCACGTGAGCGCCGAGAGCCTGCTGCACGGCTTCCCCGATCTCGTCGAGGGCACGCTGGACTGCCCGCCGAACTGCGGCCACACCCCGGCCGACGTGGACTGCACGCTGGACGCCTGGGTCAGTGCCGGCCACGCGGACCAGCGGCGGCTGGCGAGTTACCGCCGCCTGCTGGCCTCCCGCGCCGGTGAGGACCCCCGCGAGGAGCGCCCGGAAACCTGA
- the hisN gene encoding histidinol-phosphatase yields the protein MSGYSDDLSLAHLLADAADSISMARFRALDLHVESKPDLTPVSDADTAVEKAIRATLARARPRDGVLGEEYGMSMPGAGSGSRHWVIDPIDGTKNFIRGVPIWGTLIALVEDDVPVAGLVSAPALGRRWWGATGHGAYAGRHQAGATRIRVSAVNRLADASLCYSSLSGWKENGRLEPMLDLLLQVWRTRAYGDFYGYMLLAEGALDVMVEPELSLWDVAALMPIVREAGGTFTDLQGRPGPGGGSAIATNGHLHEEVLTRLAGEPA from the coding sequence ATGTCTGGGTACTCCGACGATCTCTCCCTGGCCCACCTGCTGGCCGACGCCGCCGATTCGATCTCGATGGCCCGGTTCCGGGCGCTCGATCTGCACGTCGAGTCGAAGCCGGACCTGACCCCGGTCTCCGATGCGGACACCGCGGTGGAGAAGGCGATCCGCGCGACCCTGGCGCGGGCCCGCCCGCGCGACGGGGTGCTCGGCGAGGAGTACGGCATGTCGATGCCCGGCGCGGGCAGCGGGTCCCGGCACTGGGTGATCGACCCGATCGACGGCACGAAGAACTTCATCCGCGGCGTCCCGATCTGGGGCACGCTCATCGCGCTGGTGGAGGACGACGTCCCGGTCGCGGGCCTGGTGTCGGCGCCCGCGCTGGGCCGCCGGTGGTGGGGCGCGACGGGGCACGGCGCGTACGCGGGCCGCCACCAGGCGGGCGCCACCCGGATCCGGGTGTCGGCCGTGAACCGCCTGGCGGATGCCTCCCTGTGCTACTCCAGCCTGTCCGGCTGGAAGGAGAACGGCCGCCTGGAGCCGATGCTGGACCTGCTGCTCCAGGTGTGGCGCACCCGGGCGTACGGGGACTTCTACGGCTACATGCTGCTGGCCGAGGGGGCGCTGGACGTCATGGTGGAGCCGGAGCTGTCGCTGTGGGACGTGGCCGCGCTGATGCCGATCGTGCGGGAGGCCGGTGGCACCTTCACGGACCTGCAGGGCCGGCCCGGGCCGGGCGGCGGCAGCGCGATCGCCACCAACGGGCACCTGCACGAGGAGGTGCTCACCCGCCTGGCGGGCGAACCGGCCTGA